GTACGGCCGGGGCAGCTGGGTGTGGGCGGCGACGTACGCGCTGCGGGTGGCGGTGTTCCTGCCGCTGTACCTGGGCGGACAGGTGGTCGCGTTGACGGTGGCCCGGGCGGCGCTGACCTGGCCGCTGGTGGCCACGGCGCTGACGGTGAGCTGGGTGGTGATCCGGCGGTCGTTGCCGGCCGGCCATCCGGGGCTGCGGCACCCGGTGACGCCCTCGGACGGGTGAGGCCCGGAACGTAAGAGGAGAGGCCGCCACGGGGGGAGCGGCCTCTCCGAGAAATACGGTACTCCGTCGTGGGGCATCGTGTGATCCCACGACGCCCTCTTTTTTCGCCGCGTCGCGCACAACGACTGGAACGGCGGACGGTGGGGTGGGCCTCCCGATCCGCTGCGTCGACCGGACGGTCGACCCACCCCCGGCCTGACCGTGGGAATCAGGCCGTCCGCCGACCGGGCGGTCCGCTCCCCCGGGCCCGGTCGGCCTCCGGGTGGGTGGCGCCGCGCCACCCACCCGGAAGGGTCACCTCACCCGTTCGGGAACAGGTGGCCGTAGTCGGCGTACGCCATGGCGACGTCGGCCTGCGCCCAGAACCGGTGGTAGTTGAAGACCGGCTCGGGGCCACCGTCGAGGTAGGCCTGGACCTTCGGCCAGGCGGGGTCGTTCTTGTAGAACGACCGGATGTCGGTGAAGCTCTTGCCGGCGGCGATGGCGTCACCGTTGGGCATCCTGCCGGTCCAGCCCGGCGGGATGTAGAGGCCCTGGCCGGTGGCGGCGTCGTAGACGTCGTCGAAGCGCTTGTAGTCGCCACGCTTCTCCGGCATCGAGACACCCTTGTCGTCGCTGGCCGCGTGCAGCGCGTCCAGCAGACCCTTGGCGGTGTTCTTCGCCGACACGTTGCCGGACTTGGCCGCGTACGCGATAAGCGTGCGGGCGTAGGCCGCGGCGACACCGACGTCCTGGCCCTTGACCGTCACCTCGACGTGCAGGTTGGTGTTGGGCTGCGGGTTGGTCGGGTTCCAGTTGTTGGGCTGACCGGTCCACTTCATGTCCGACGGGATGGACCAGTTGGCGCCCAGCGTGGTGTTGGCGATGGCCCACGGCACCCACTTGTCCAGCAGCGCCTTGGCCTTGGCGTTGCCGGTCTCCAGGTAGAGCTCGGCGATCCGCTGCATCGACCAGGCCTGCATGCCGAACCACTGGTTGGACGGCGGGTCGTTGTAGACCGGGTCGACGTCGTAGTACATGCCGTAGAAGGTGGCGGTGCCGGCCGGCGGCTGGGCGTAGCTGCCGTCCCAGCTGTTGGTGGCGCCACCGGCGATGCCGCCCTCGGCGGACTGGAGCCAGGTGTAGAACTCCAGCTGCCGCTCGAAGCTCTTCTGCCAGTCGGCGACCGCGGTCGGCGACTTCGGCTTGAGGGCGTCGACGTTGGTCAGGGCCCAGGCCGCGAACGGGTTCTGGTAGCCGAAGTGGTTGTGGCTGGAGCCGATCCGCCAGGACCAGTTCTGGCCGGCCTCGTACGCGCCGCCCCAGGCGTAGTACCAGGACATCAGGTAGTGCGCCGAGTCCTTGCCGGTGCCGGCCGGGCAGGTGGACGCCCCGACGCAGTTGCCGATCTTCTTGAAGTACTTGTCGAACATCGCGTACCGCAGGTAGTCACCCATCTTGGCGGCCTTGGCGACGGTCGCCGCCACGTCGGCCTCCTTGCCCTGCGCCTCGGCCCAGGTCATCGCCCAGTACGCGGCCTGCACGGCGCGGGCGTCGGCGTCCGGGGCGTTGGTGTACTTCCACTGCTTGGCCGGGGCGTTCGACTCCTTGATGAACAGGTCGAGGTAGCCGTACTGGCCGCCGTGCTTGAAGGTCTCGCAGGACGGCTGCGGCACGGTCTCCCAGACCGACTCCTGGGTGCCCCGCTGGAAGGTGTTGATGTACGCCGGCTTGGTCGTGCCGTCGCCGCAGCGGCCGTAGCCGTAGACGTTGTCGACGTCCAGCAGCCAGTGCATGCCGTAGATGTCACCGGTGCCGTAGGTGGACTGCAGCTCCGAGCGGAGCGGGTCCTGGCCGACCGGCACGTTCGGTTGCAGCTGCGACGGGTAGCCGCTGGGCAGCGGGTGCTCCGCGGCGTACTGCGGGGTGCCGGCGGCGCCGGCGGTGGGCTGGTCGGCGTGCGACGGGATGATGTACTTCTCCATCACCGTCCAGGCGTTGTTGAACGGGGCCCAGTTCTGGGTGACCCGGCCGTAGTTGGCCTCCAGCCAGAGCCAGAAGCTGAACGCCTCGGAGGTGGTCTCGTGGCCGTGGTCGGGCGCCTCGACGATCAGCGTCTCGATCGAGTGGTACGGCACGCCCTCCGGGCTGAAGTACCCGGAGTTCTTGATCTTGCCGTACTGGTCGAGGAAGCGCGCGATGTAGGTGTTGTCGCCGCCGGGGGTGTCGTTGTCGATCTCGGTGGCGGTGATGGCGAGCGGGGCGAGCCCGCTGGCCGAGGCGGTGATGGTGGCGGTGCCGCCGACGGTGTCGGAGTCCTCCGCCGCCGAGACCGTGACGGTGGCGCCGGTGTTCCAGTTGCTCGGGGTCAGCGTGACGGAGGCCGGCGAGACGGTCACGTCGGTGTCGCCGGTGCGGGCCAGGGCGACCGTCACGTTGGCGCTCGGCGCGGCGCTCAGCTTGAGGTTGACCGTGGAGCTGCCGCCCTCGGTGACGCTCACCGCCGACGGGGTGGCCACGAGCACCGGGCCGGAGGCCGGGCTGACCGTGAACGCCTTCTCGGCGACCGCGCTGGCGTTCGCGTTGTCGTACGCCTTGGCCTGGACGGTGTAGCTGCCGGCCGGCAGGTCCTCCAGGGTGTAGCCGTACGGCGCGGTGGTGTCGGTGTTGACCAGCAGGCCGTTGCGGTAGAACTCGACCTTGCTGATGGTGCCGTCCGGGTCGCTGGCGGTGGCGGTCAGCGGCACGTCGGCGGGCGCCTCGAACGGCCCGGTGGGCACCCCGAGGGCGACCGTCGGCGGCTGGTTGGTGCCGACGCCGTTGCAGGTCACGCCGTTGAGGGTGAACGAGGTGGGCTTCGGGTTGCTGCCGGAGTAGGCGCCGTTGAACCCGATGGTGGTCGAGGCCCCGGTGCCGAGGCTGCCGTTCCACGACTCGTTGGTCGCGGTCACGACGCTGCCGGTCTGGCTCCACTTGGCCGACCAGCCCTGGGTGACGCGCTGGCTGGTGTTGGGGAAGGTCCACTTGAGCGTCCAGCCGTTGACGGCGTCGCCCAGGTTCTTGATGGTGACGTTGCCGGTGAAGCCACTGCCCCAGTCGTTGGTCGTGTAGACCACGTCGCAGGCGGGGGCGGCCTGCGCGGCGCCGGCCGGCAGGGTCACCCCGCCGATGGCGAGGGCGGTGGCGGCGAGCATCGCCATCCGGCGACGTCTTGCCATGAGTCTCATGTGCGCGGTGTCTCCTCGGACCGGGCCGGGGCCGTACGGGCCGCCGGCGGGGCACCTCCACGCGAGCAGGGTTCGCGGGGGGACGGAGGCGCCCGGGAAGGTGGTCGGTCTGGATCGGCCGTGCGCTGCCCAGCGGCAGCGTGCCGTCTCCTCGGGTGCCGTCCGGAGAACCGGATGCCCTCGGCGACCCGCGCTCGCGCGAGCTGGCTCCGCGTCGCGATTGATTCGACAGTCTGCCATGGAAGCGCTCCCACAACAACACCGCAGGTCACACGCAGATCCATGTTTCGATCTCGTTTAGGGTCTTTCACAAACCGGTGACGGGCGTTACAGTCGCTGCATCGCCGATGGGAGCGCTTCCATCGACGGAGATGCAATTAGTTGGATCGACCGTGGTCACCGGCCACGGAGTACAGCCCGAGGGGCTGACGACGGGCCAGCCCGGACACCGTCGTCAGCCGACACCCACCAGCAGGAGGGAGGTGGAACCAGAGCCACTCGCGTGGCCCGGCTCCCGCGCGACACGCACGGCCGGACAGCCAATTCCACACGTGCGTGTGTGCACCACAGGTGGGGACGGGGGTTGCCCTCCCCCGTCCCCACACTAAACCCCCGTACTCGACGGGAAAAGAGGCCGACGGGACAGGCGTGCGCGCCACCCGGCCGGCCTCGCTCGCTATCTGCGCACCGTCACGGGCCTCGGCGAAGCGGCCAGGCCCTGCGACCCCTCCCACACACCCCCATCCCGGCCACCCGCACGGGTCCGGCCCCTCTAGGCTGGGCAGTCCGCCCGACGAGACGGCCGGGTCGTCACGCGCCCGATTTGGGAGCGCTCCCGGCCGTCGGGTGGCCCGCACCCGAGGAGAAATGCCCATGTCGATGCTCACCCGACGGCGACTGCTCCGCCGCGCCGCGCTCTCCGCCACCGCCACGGCCGGGGCGGGGACATCCCCCGTCACCACCGCCGCCGCGGCCGGGGCCACCGCCACGAGCTGCGACACCACCACCGGGCCGGACGCCGACCCGACGGCCGCCACCGCCGCGCCCGGCCTGCGCTTCCCCCGCGACTTCGGTTGGGGCGCGGCCACGTCGGCGTACCAGATCGAGGGCGCCGCGAAGGAGGACGGCCGGGGCGAGTCGGTCTGGGACACCTTCAGCCGTACCCCCGGCCGGACCCGCAACGGCGACACCGGCGACGTGGCCGCCGACCACTACCACCGCTGGGCCGAGGACCTGGACCTGATGCGCGACCTCGGCCTGCGCAGCTACCGCTTCTCCATCTCCTGGCCCCGGATCCAGGCCGACGGCACCGGCCTGCCCAACCAGCGGGGCCTCGACTTCTACCGCCGCCTCGTCGACGGACTGCACGAGCGCGGCATCGCCCCGATGGTCACCCTCTTCCACTGGGACCTGCCCCAGTCGCTGGAGGACGCCGGGGGCTGGGAGAACCGGGACACCGCCTACCGCTTCGCCGACTACGCCGACGCCGTCTTCCGGGGCCTCGGCGACCAGGTGCCGGTCTGGCTCACCGTCAACGAGCCGAAGACCGTGGTGCAGAACGGTTACCTCTGGGGCCACCACGCGCCCGGCCGGCAGGACCCGGAGGCGGCGTACCTCGTCGCCCACCACCTCCAGCTCGCCCACGGCCTGGCGGTCCGCGCGCTGCGCGCCGGCGGCTCGGACGCCCGCATCGGCCCGGCGCTGAACCTGCACCCCTGCTACCCCGCCGACGACAGCCCCGGCGCCGCCGCGGCCACCCGCCTCTACGACGGGTACGAGAACCGCCTCTACCTGGACCCGATCCTCACCGGCGCCTACCCGGCGGACGTGCTGGCCGACCTCGGCGAGGGCAGCCGGATGGCGCGCGGCATCGCCGACGGCGACCTGGAGATCATCTCCAGCCCGGTCGACCTGCTGGCCGTGCAGTACTACACCCCGATCTACGTCACCGCCGACGGCGGCACCACCCGGCGCTGGTCGACCTCCGAGGCCGACTGGCAGCAGATCTACCCGGACGGGATGTACGACGTGCTGACCCGGGTCACCCGTGACTACGGGCCGGTCCCGATCACCGTCACGGAGAACGGCCTGCCCTGCCCGGACGTGCTCGGCCCCGACGGCACGGTCGACGACGCCGGCCGGGTCGCCTTCCTGCGCGACCACTTCGCCGCCGCCCACCGGGCCATCGCCGACGGGGTGCCGCTGGAGAGCTACCACGTCTGGTCGCTGCTGGACAACTTCGAGTGGGACCAGGGGTACGACCAGCGCTGGGGGCTGGTCTACGTGGACTACGCCACCCAGCGCCGGGTCCTCAAGCGCAGCGCCCACTGGTACCGGGGCGTCATCCGCGACAACGGGCTCTGAACGGCCGACGGACCACCCGGGTGGCCGGACCGCGTGGGGGCGGTCCGGCAGGCCGGACGGCGTCGGGTCAGCGGGGCAGCGCCTGCTGCAACTCGGCGCGCAGCGCCGGGGTGAGCATCTCGCCCGCCTGCTTGGCCAGCCGGGCCATCTCGTAGCCCACCACGCCGATGTCGGCCTCGGACCCGGCCAGGGTGGCCAGGATCGAGCCGTCGCGGATCTGCATGACCAGGAAGTAGCCACGGCCCATCTCGACCACCGTCTGCTTGACGATGTCGCCGTCGAACATCTGCGCCGCCCCGGCGGTGATGCTCATCAGCCCGGAGGTCACCGCGGCGAGCTTGTCGGCGTGGTCGCGGGGCAGGTGCGCCGAGATGGCGACCAGCAACCCGTCGGAGGAGACCACCACCGCGTGGGCGACTCCCGGCACCCGCTCGGCGAACGCGTTGACCAGCCAGCTCAGGTCACGCGCCTCCTGGCTCAACGTCGTCACTGTCGTCCCCCTTCACTGCCCATGCCGCCCGGCGGCACGATTATCTCTCTGGTCTCCTCGGCCTCCGCCTGGCGGACGCCGCTGTACAGCCGCGACAGCATTCCGCCGACCGCCTCCGGGTCCGGGTCCTCCCGCGGGACCGGGACCGCCGCGCGGGCGGGCTCGGTGACGGCGGAGAGCTGCGCCATCGGCACCCGCACCGGGAGCCCCTGCGCGTTGGTGCCTCCGGTCACCGGCGTCGCGGGCGGCTCGGGCGTCACATGACCGGTCGAGGCGGGCGAGGACGGGGCCGGTCCCTGCCGCGACCACCAGCCGCCGCCGGCCGGCGCGGCCGGATCCGGCGCGGCCGCCGGGGCCAGCACGTCCTCGGCCCGCAGCGGCACCGGACGGCCCGCGACGGGCGTCGGATCGGGGCGGCGACCGGCCACCGGCAGCTCCGTCGGGTTCGGCCGACCCGCCCGGGGCAGGGTACGCCGCCGGGCCGCGCCGCCGGCCGAGGCGAGCATCCGCTGCGGCGCCGGCGGGTCCAGCTCCGGCGCGGCGGCCGGGGCCAGCAGCACCGGTGGGAGCAGGACCCGGGCGACCAGTCCGCCCGCGCCGCCGGAGAGGTGCACCCGCACCCCGTGCCGGGCGGCCAGGTGGCTGACCACGAAGAGACCCATCCGCTCGGAGGCGGCCACGTCGGCGGCCGGAGGCGTGGCCAGCACCTCGTTGGCGGCCGTCAGCGCGGCCGGGCTCATCCCGAGCCCCTGGTCGACGATCTCCACCAGGGCGCCCGGGCCCTCCCGGCGGGCGGTGACCCGGACCACCGTGTCCGGGCGGGAGAAGGCGGTGGCGTTCTCCAGCAGCTCGGCGAGCAGGTGCACCAGCTCACCGACGGCGTGGCCGACGACGTGCAGGTCGGCCACCACGTCGTGGCGGACCCGCTGGTACTGCTCGATCTCCGCGCTGGCCGCGAGGAGCACCGCGCCGAGCCCGATCGGGCGGTTCCACCGCCGGGTGGACTCGGTGCCGGCCAGCACCAGCAGGCTCTCGTCGTTACGGCGCATCCGGGCGGCCAGGTGGTCGAGCTTGAACAGGTTCTCCAACTGGTCCGGGTCGGCCTCCTCCCGTTCCAGGTCGTCGAGCAGCTCCAGCTGCCGTTCCACCAGCACCTGGCTGCGCCGGGCCAGGTTGACGAACATCGCGTTGACGCTGCGCCGGGTCTCGGCCTGCTCGACGGCGACGCTGACCGCGCTGCGGTGCACCGCGACGAACGCCTCGGCCAGCTCACCGATCTCGTCGAGCGAGGTCACCACCGGGGGCGCCACGTCGATCGCGGGCACCCCGCCCTGGACCTGGCGCAGCCGGTCCAGGGCGTGCGGAAGCTCGATCTGGGCGATCCGCAGCGCCTGCCCGCGCAGCAGCTGCATGGAGTTCGCGATGGACCGGCCGATCAGCAGGGCGAGCAGCACGGCCAGCCCCAGCACGACCAGGATGCCGCCCACCACCAGCAGGGTGGCCCGCAACTGCTCGCCGCTGACGTCGTCGGCGCGGGCCACCGCGTCGTCGAGCACCCGGGCCTCGATCTGGCGCAGCAGCTCCTGCCGCGCCGCGCTGGCGTCCCACCACTGCTCGGCGGGCAGCACCGCCGGACGGGCGCCACCGCCGGCGAGGCTGCGCTCCTCCAGCTTCGTCGCCGCGACGAAGGCCGGGTCGACGGAGGTGCGGTCGTAGAGCCGGATCTGCCCGGTGGTCGCGGCGACCCGGAACGCGCCGAGCGCGGAGAGCTGCTGGGCCCGCAGATCGGTGAGGGTGACCTGGTCGTCCAGGTCGTACCGGCCGGCCCGGGCGGCGGCGTACAACTCGGCGCGCACCCGCGACGACAGCTCCTTGACCCGGGCCAGCTGCACGTAGCGCAGCACGGCGTCGGTCAGCTCCGGCTGGCCCTCGCCCGGGGACGGCTCCGCCAGCAGATTGAGCAGCGCCTCGACGGCCCGGTGGTAGTTGCTCAGGATGGTGTCGTTGTTGAGCACCGCCGGCAGGATCGCCGCCCGGATGTAGCGCACCTGGTCGTACGCCTCCAGCACCTCGCCGTAGCCGACCCGCCAGGAGGCGTCGGCGTCGGCCAGCGGCTCGGCGGCCCGGCGCAGCTCGCCGACCGCCGCGTCGGTGGCGTCCTGCAACGGCCGCAACGCCAGCGCCGCCGCGGCCCGGTCCGAGGCGAGCCCGTCGCGGCGCAGCTCGGCCAGCTCACCGGCCGTCCGGTCGCGCTCCTGCTGGATCCGGTCCACCAGGACGGTGATCTGCCGCCCGATGTCGACCTGCTGGGCGAAGTCGCTCAGCGCGGTCGTCCGCCCCACCAGCGTCGTGGTCTGCACCCCGGCCAGCACCAGGAAGGCCACCGACGGGATCACCAGGACGGTGGCCAGCTTCGTCCGCATCCGCCAGTCGCGCAGCCGGAACGGCGAGCGCCGCCGGTGGGGTGCGACCCCGACGTCGGCCCGCCCACCGGGCTGCTCGCCGCCGGTCGCGTCGGGACCTGCGCCCACGCCTGCCTCCTCGGTCCCGCCCGACTCCCCCTCGCCGGGGAGCGGGGTCCATCCAACCAGGCCCGCGAGCTGTGTCAACGCCCCCCGGGGGCAACCCGTCGGGCCGGGACGCCGGAACGGCTCGGCGGAGCCGGGGAGCCGACCTCCTCCGTCCGGCCGGGGCCGGCGAACCGCCGCGCCTCGGCGACCCGCCCGAGCGCCACGAACGCCGCACCGGTGGCCCCGATCTCCGGCTCCGGGCGGTGCCGCACGGACCGTGGGGCGAGCGCCGCGGCGAACGCGGCCCGCCACCATCCGGACGCCGTCACCGCGCCCCCGCCCAGCACCACGTCGACCGGGGCGTCCACGACGGACTCCAGCACGGTCAGGTCGTCGGCGACCATCCGGCACAGCCCGCTCATCAGACCGGCCAGGATGTCCACCGCGGAGGTGGAGAAGCTGAGCCCGACCAGCTCGCCCGCGCCCGCCGGGGCCAGCCCCGGTGGGCGGTCGCCGCCCAGGCGCGGATTCGCCAGCACCAGGCCGTCCGGCGGTACGCGGGCCAGCGCGGCCTCCAGCTGCGCCCCCTGCGGCAGTCGCAGTTCCCGGTTCGCCCAGGCGAACAGGTTGCCGCCGCTGGAGTAGGCCGCCCCGGTCACCACGTGCTCGTGGTCGACCCGGTACCGCCACAGCCGCTCCGGCAGCGGCGGCAGCTCCGCCCCCACCGGGAGGCGCTGCACCAGCCGTACCGCGGCGGAGGTGCCCACGGTGACCGCGACCCGGCGCGCGTCGACGCAGCCGGAGCCCACGTTGGAGGCGGCGCCGTCGCCCACCGGGGCGGCCCACCGGGCGTGCGCCAGCTGGGGCCAGCGGCGGGCGTGCTCGGGGCGCAGCCGGCCGCGCCAGTCCGTCGGCGCCAGCTCGGGCAGCTCGCCCCGGCGGACGCCGGCCAGCTCGCAGGCCTCGGCGTCCCAGTCCGCCGTGCCCAGGTCGAGCAGCCCGGTGCCGGAGGCCATCGACACCGACATCGGCGCGGAGTCGAGCAGCTCACCCAGCGCGTACTCGACCAGGCCGGCGAACCGGGCGGCCGGGGCGTGCGCGCGCAGCCAGGGCAGCCGCACCGACCAGTAGCAGCGGTGCCACCAGGTGCCGGTACGCCGGTGGAAGGCCGCCGGGTCGGTCGGGCCGGCGGATCCGGCGGGCGGCTCGGGCCGGGTGTCCAGCCAGGTGAGCACCGGCCCGAGCGGGGCGCCCGCGGCGTCGAGCGGCAGCACCGAGTGCCACTGGGCGGAGACGGCGACCAGTTCCACGTCCCGCAGGTGCCCGCCCTCGGCCAGCTCGTCCAGGCACTCGACCAGGCACGCCAGGTAGCCCGCGCTGTCGAGCGTCCCGGCGCCGTCGTCGGTCACGTGCACCCGCACCTTGCGGCGGGCCAGGGCGCCCGGCAGCGGGTCCGCGTCGGCGTCGAGCACCAGCCCGCGCACCGAGGAGGTGCCGAGGTCGAGAGCGAGAATGTTCATCGCGGGTCACGGTACCCAACGGCGGGGGTGGCGACGCCATGATCGGGGCGTCGGCGCGCGCCGCCACGAAGTGGGAACGGCTGTGCGCACCGGCGCGGTCCCCGTATGGTGGCGGCATGCTCGCGCATCTGTCCTGCTGGTGGCCCGCCGACCCGGCGGCCACCTTCCGCGCGTAGCTTCCACGCGGCCGCCCGACGAGGCGGCCGCCGGTCTCTCCCCGGCTCCCGGGCCGCCCCGCCGGGCGGCGTACAGCCCCGGAGGAGATCCCGATGACCCGCCCGCACGACCTGCTCGCCGTCCTCGCCCGGGGCGGGGACCCCGGCCCGTTCGCGCTCGTCCGACGCGAGAGCGCCGACCACGTCGACCTCTTCACCGGCACGGTACGCGTCGCCGACCGGCTCGCCGACCTGCCGCTGCCGGACGGTCCGGCCGGCGCGCGGACGCTGGCCCTGGTGCCGTACCGGCAGATCACCGAGCGGGGCTTCGACTGCGTCGACGACGGCACGCCACTGGAGTACCTGGAGATAGCGGGGCACGCCCGGCCGACCCTCGCCGACGTCCTCGCCGCGCTGCCCGACGCCCCGGTGGTCACCACCGGCGCCGCCTTCGACGTCGCCGACGACGAGTACGCCCGCACCGTCGAACGGGTCCTCGCCGAGGAGATCGGCCGGGGCGAGGGGGCGAACTTCGTCATCCACCGCACCCTGCGCGCCACCGTGCAGGGCGCGCCGCTGCGGGCCGGGCTGGCGGCGTTGCGTCGGCTGCTGCGCGGCGAGCGGGGCGCGTACTGGACGTTCCTGGTGCACACCGGCACCCGGATCCTGGTCGGCGCGAGCCCGGAGCGGCACGTCAGCGTCGACGACGGGCTGGTCATGATGAACCCGATCAGCGGCACCTTCCGGCACGCCGGCGCCACCGCCGACCGGGACGCGCTGCTGCGCTTCCTGCGCGACCCCAAGGAGGTCGAGGAGCTGTACATGGTCCTCGACGAGGAGCTGAAGATGATGGCCACGGTCGCCGAGCACGGCGGCCAGGTGGTGGGGCCGTACCTCAAGGAGATGGCGCACCTGGCGCACACCGAGTACCTGCTCGCCGGGCGGGGCACCCGGGACGTCCGGGAGGTGCTGCGGGAGACGATGTTCGCCCCGACCGTCACCGGCAGCCCGATGCAGAACGCCTGCCGGGTGATCGCCCGGCACGAGCGCACCGGCCGCCGCTACTACTCCGGGGTGCTGGCCCTGCTGGGCCGCGACGCCGAGGGCCGGCAGACGCTGGACGCGCCGATCCTCATCCGGACCGCGGAGATCTCCCCCAGCGGCGAGCTGCGGGTGCCGGTGGGCGCGACCCTGGTGCGGCACTCCACGACCGCCGGCGAGGTGGCCGAGACGCACGCGAAGGCCGCCGGGGTGCTGGCCGCGCTGGGACTGGCCCCGCAGGCGCCCGCGCCGGGCCCCGAGGAGGCGGTACGCCTCGCCGACGACCCCGAGGTCCGCGCGGTCCTCGCCGCGCGCAACGCGCCGCTGGCCCGGTTCTGGCTGGACCAGCGCGCCCCCGGAGCGACCGTCCTGCCCGGACTGGTCGGGCGGCGGGCGTTGATCGTGGACGGTGAGGACACCTTCACCGGGATGCTGGCGCACCAGCTCGGCGCGCTCGGCCTCGCCGTCGACGTCCGCCCGTGGCGGCGACCCGGCCCGCTGGACCGGTACGACCTGGTCGTCATCGGTCCCGGGCCGGGCGACCCCCGGGCGGTGACCGCGCCGAAGATGGCCGCGCTGCGCGCGCTGCTGGCCGAACGGCTGACCGCCGGCCTGCCGACGCTGGCGGTCTGCCTCGGCCACCAGATCCTCGCCGGCCTGCTGGGGCTGCCGTTGCACCGCCGCGAGGCGCCGTACCAGGGGCTGCAACGGGACGTGTCGGTCTTCGGCACGCCCCGGCGGGTGGGCTTCTACTCCACCTTCACCGCGCTGGCCGACGCCGACCGGGTCGCCACCGGGTACGGGCCGGTGGAGCTGTCGCGCGACGCGGCCGACGGGGCGGTGCACGCGCTGCGCGGCGCCGGCTTCGCCGGGGTGCAGTTCCACCCGGAGTCGGTGCTCAGCCGCGACGGGCTGGCCGTGCTGGCGGACCTGCTCGGGCACCTGCTGGCGCATCCGGCGCTGACCGCGCATGGTTCGCCGGATCGCGGGTAGGGGGTGCGACGACCGGTGGACCGGGCGGGTCGAGAGCCCTCGCCCGGTCCACCGGTCCCCGGTGGACGTCAGCCCGCGGCGAGTCCCCGCTTGAGGGCCGCGCCCATCTGCACCGCCCGCTTCGCGGTCAGCGCGGTCGCGCCCAACGCCTTCTGGTCCGGGGCGATCTCGCCGTTGTTGCTGGTGTGCGACGCGCCGTACGGGTTGCCGGCGACGAACTGGCTCGGGTCGGTGTAGCCGGGGGTGACCACCACGCCGCCCCAGTGGTAGAAGATCGTGAACAGCGACAACAGGGTGGACTCCTGCCCGCCGTGCTCGGTGGCGGTGGAGGTGAAGCCGCTGTAGACCTTGTTCGCCAGCGCGCCGTTGGCCCAGAGCGGGCCGGTGGTGTCGATGAACTGCTTGAGCTGGGCGGCGATCATGCCGTACCGGGTGGGTGAGCCGAGGATCACCACGTCGGCCCAGGCGAGGTCGTCGATCTCGGCCTCCATGACGTCCTGCGTCTCCAGGCGGTGCGCCTGCCAACCCGCGTTCGAGCGGATCGCCTCATCCGGTGCCAGCTCCCGCACCTTGCGCAGGCGCACCTCGCCGCCCGCCTCACCGGCGGCCTCGCACGCGGCCTGCGCCATCTGGTAGGTGATGCCGGTCGCGCTGTAGTAGATGACCGCGACCTTGACCTGGCCGTCCATCAGACGTTCCTCCTCGATTCG
This genomic interval from Micromonospora coxensis contains the following:
- the wrbA gene encoding NAD(P)H:quinone oxidoreductase is translated as MDGQVKVAVIYYSATGITYQMAQAACEAAGEAGGEVRLRKVRELAPDEAIRSNAGWQAHRLETQDVMEAEIDDLAWADVVILGSPTRYGMIAAQLKQFIDTTGPLWANGALANKVYSGFTSTATEHGGQESTLLSLFTIFYHWGGVVVTPGYTDPSQFVAGNPYGASHTSNNGEIAPDQKALGATALTAKRAVQMGAALKRGLAAG
- a CDS encoding FGGY family carbohydrate kinase, with the translated sequence MNILALDLGTSSVRGLVLDADADPLPGALARRKVRVHVTDDGAGTLDSAGYLACLVECLDELAEGGHLRDVELVAVSAQWHSVLPLDAAGAPLGPVLTWLDTRPEPPAGSAGPTDPAAFHRRTGTWWHRCYWSVRLPWLRAHAPAARFAGLVEYALGELLDSAPMSVSMASGTGLLDLGTADWDAEACELAGVRRGELPELAPTDWRGRLRPEHARRWPQLAHARWAAPVGDGAASNVGSGCVDARRVAVTVGTSAAVRLVQRLPVGAELPPLPERLWRYRVDHEHVVTGAAYSSGGNLFAWANRELRLPQGAQLEAALARVPPDGLVLANPRLGGDRPPGLAPAGAGELVGLSFSTSAVDILAGLMSGLCRMVADDLTVLESVVDAPVDVVLGGGAVTASGWWRAAFAAALAPRSVRHRPEPEIGATGAAFVALGRVAEARRFAGPGRTEEVGSPAPPSRSGVPARRVAPGGR
- a CDS encoding anthranilate synthase family protein; the protein is MTRPHDLLAVLARGGDPGPFALVRRESADHVDLFTGTVRVADRLADLPLPDGPAGARTLALVPYRQITERGFDCVDDGTPLEYLEIAGHARPTLADVLAALPDAPVVTTGAAFDVADDEYARTVERVLAEEIGRGEGANFVIHRTLRATVQGAPLRAGLAALRRLLRGERGAYWTFLVHTGTRILVGASPERHVSVDDGLVMMNPISGTFRHAGATADRDALLRFLRDPKEVEELYMVLDEELKMMATVAEHGGQVVGPYLKEMAHLAHTEYLLAGRGTRDVREVLRETMFAPTVTGSPMQNACRVIARHERTGRRYYSGVLALLGRDAEGRQTLDAPILIRTAEISPSGELRVPVGATLVRHSTTAGEVAETHAKAAGVLAALGLAPQAPAPGPEEAVRLADDPEVRAVLAARNAPLARFWLDQRAPGATVLPGLVGRRALIVDGEDTFTGMLAHQLGALGLAVDVRPWRRPGPLDRYDLVVIGPGPGDPRAVTAPKMAALRALLAERLTAGLPTLAVCLGHQILAGLLGLPLHRREAPYQGLQRDVSVFGTPRRVGFYSTFTALADADRVATGYGPVELSRDAADGAVHALRGAGFAGVQFHPESVLSRDGLAVLADLLGHLLAHPALTAHGSPDRG